Proteins from a genomic interval of Rosa chinensis cultivar Old Blush chromosome 2, RchiOBHm-V2, whole genome shotgun sequence:
- the LOC112187724 gene encoding probable E3 ubiquitin-protein ligase RHA4A → MGLVVDTFSSSDLLVSDVLYKAAFVIALLRWAFYWALRLRRRILSDEDSDLLDAELDYEVVQSSSSCTTSSPLSSTQLIRDSLIRTTFEEVTRRQGNSCRWDTCAVCLSQLEMGDEVRELRNCCHVFHTECIDRWLDYNGHDHHDHAAHDDNHKTCPLCRTPLLTSSQIQSLSWEQTSQPSWAVERLLYLFGEDLVL, encoded by the coding sequence ATGGGTTTAGTTGTCGATACATTCTCGTCCTCGGACCTGTTGGTCAGCGACGTCCTCTACAAGGCGGCCTTCGTAATCGCGCTGCTCAGATGGGCCTTCTACTGGGCCCTGAGACTCCGCCGGAGAATCTTGTCCGACGAGGATTCCGATCTGTTAGATGCGGAGCTTGACTATGAAGTAGTACAGTCCTCCTCTTCCTGTACGACGTCTTCTCCTTTGTCGTCGACCCAGCTGATCAGAGACAGTCTGATACGGACGACGTTCGAGGAGGTGACCAGACGACAGGGAAACAGCTGTCGTTGGGACACCTGCGCCGTCTGCCTGAGCCAGCTGGAGATGGGGGACGAGGTCCGGGAGCTGAGGAACTGCTGCCACGTCTTCCACACCGAGTGCATCGACAGGTGGCTGGACTACAACGGCCATGATCATCACGATCACGCCGCCCATGACGACAACCACAAGACCTGCCCGCTCTGCAGGACGCCTCTGCTGACGTCATCGCAGATCCAGAGCCTGAGCTGGGAGCAGACGTCTCAGCCGAGCTGGGCTGTGGAGAGACTGCTCTATCTTTTTGGGGAGGATCTGGTGCTATAG
- the LOC112190363 gene encoding vacuolar protein sorting-associated protein 27 encodes MEPPTFQEAPRCDVCKCSFNAFRRRHHCRSCGRTLCHEHSASQMALPQFGIYSPVRVCSDCFNGSSRPAKGGVQASSDGTDSVTAAVSRLDIGGDSDSKTKPTIQSQPVSAVIECKCGMPLCICEAPAPSVVAAPIQSKTTSAPVPHCPRPKKTETAVKTKPSTSNSKHSSVFNLGQANNGVSDKKMDYEVNGEGMREAIKNGDIDAVKKLLSEGVNANYHDKQGLSLLHLAAVFNQTEIVFALMDSGGSLDYKNAQGETPLDCAPVTLQYKMRQKMEEDRRV; translated from the exons ATGGAGCCTCCTACTTTCCAAGAAGCTCCGCGCTGTGACGTCTGCAAATGCAGCTTCAACGCTTTCAGGCGACGG CATCATTGCCGATCCTGTGGGCGGACATTGTGCCACGAACATTCAGCAAGCCAAATG GCTCTACCGCAGTTTGGCATTTACTCACCGGTTAGAGTTTGCAGTGATTGTTTTAACGGCTCCTCTCG ACCTGCCAAAGGTGGTGTACAAGCTTCTTCAGATGGAACTGATTCTGTAACAGCTGCAGTTTCTAGATTGGATATTGGTGGGGATTCAGATTCAAAGACTAAACCAACTATACAGTCTCAGCCTGTGTCAGCAGTTATAGAGTGTAAGTGTGGAATGCCCTTATGTATTTGTGAAGCTCCTGCCCCATCTGTAGTTGCAGCTCCTATACAG AGCAAAACCACATCCGCCCCTGTCCCTCATTGTCCAAGACCAAAGAAAACAGAAACCGctgtaaaaaccaaaccttcaaCTTCAAACAGCAAGCACAG TTCTGTCTTCAATCTCGGTCAAGCGAACAACGGGGTTTCTGATAAAAAGATGGATTACGAAGTCAATGGGGAG ggcatgagagaagctataAAGAATGGTGATATTGATGCTGTGAAGAAGCTTCTGAGTGAG GGTGTTAATGCTAATTACCACGACAAACAAGGACTTTCTTTGCTACATTTA GCAGCAGTCTTTAATCAAACTGAGATAGTTTTTGCCCTCATGGACTCCGGAGGAAGCCTGGACTACAAGAATGCACAGG GGGAAACGCCACTGGATTGTGCTCCTGTAACATTGCAATACAAGATGCGGCAGAAGATGGAAGAAGATAGACGAGTGTGA
- the LOC112188720 gene encoding protein TIFY 3 has protein sequence MAEKFELGDVKEPKEEAEEIEASTNDLPNIKSNRNKPSALNIPARSPAQLTIFYAGSVSVFDAVTAEKVRELLIAAAAAAAAADKVIDVNNSGNSCPPSPQIQTGSSSLQNSSTAPGSPVVQLYPDQKSSICKLQAEFPIARRHSLQRFLEKRRDRLGSKSPYPTSPATLVDDNAKTNLSNNASSGLGCFKQSAVGQEQIQPSSAA, from the exons ATGGCTGAAAAATTTGAGCTTGGTGATGTCAAAGAGCCCAAAGAAGAAGCTGAGGAAATTGAGGCCTCTACTAATGATCTGCCCAACATTAAGAGCAACAG AAACAAGCCATCTGCACTTAATATCCCTGCTCGTTCTCCTGCTCAGCTTACCATCTTCTACGCAGGGAGTGTTAGCGTCTTTGATGCAGTTACTGCAGAAAAG GTCCGTGAACTTCTTATCGCGGCTGCtgcagctgctgctgctgctgataAGGTCATTGATGTAAATAATAGTGGCAACAGCTGTCCTCCAAGTCCACAGATACAAACTGGGTCGAGTTCTCTTCAAAATTCTTCTACCGCTCCTGGTTCACCAGTTGTCCAGCTCTACCCTGACCAGAAGAGTTCCATTTGCAAATTGCAAGCTG AATTCCCAATTGCAAGAAGACACTCTCTTCAGCGTTTCCTGGAGAAGCGTAGGGACAG ATTGGGCAGCAAGAGTCCATACCCTACTTCTCCAGCAACACTGGTGGATGATAATGCAAAGACAAACCTCAGCAATAATGCTTCTTCCGGTTTGGGTTGTTTCAAACAATCTGCCGTGGGTCAGGAACAAATTCAACCAAGTTCTGCGGCCTAG
- the LOC112190891 gene encoding protein FATTY ACID EXPORT 2, chloroplastic, whose amino-acid sequence MAELSVSSQSSFLLLRPKTGILHNPRTAISLSLSGAGAPCLRFAASSNQARSLRLGVVSDPTAPSLFTVDSGTKGIVIEPEIGGSGGGDGGDSGGRGGGGGGGGGGDHSDGRGEEGADDSSKKKGMSMSQKLTLAYALLVGVGGVMGFLKSGSNKSLLAGGISASLLYLVYTELPKRTVFASSLGLGLSAALLVVMGSRFKRSGKIFPAGVVSLVSLIMTGGYFHGILRGMH is encoded by the exons ATGGCAGAGTTAAGCGTTTCTTCTCAGTCCTCCTTTCTCCTCCTCCGACCCAAAACCGGAATTCTCCACAACCCCCGAACCGCCATTTCTCTTTCTCTAAGCGGCGCCGGAGCTCCGTGCCTGCGATTCGCGGCTTCCTCCAATCAAGCTCGTAGCTTGAGGCTCGGGGTGGTCTCCGATCCTACAGCTCCCAGCTTATTCACCGTTGATTCGGGCACTAAGGGTATTGTGATCGAGCCCGAGATCGGCGGCAGCGGCGGCGGCGACGGAGGCGATTCTGGCGGGagaggcggcggcggcggaggaggaggaggaggggatcATAGTGACGGTAGAGGCGAGGAGGGAGCTGACGATAGTAGCAAGAAGAAAGGGATGTCGATGTCTCAAAAACTAACCCTAGCTTATGCTCTGCTTGTTGGAG TGGGTGGTGTTATGGGCTTTTTGAAGAGCGGCAGCAACAAGTCACTGTTGGCAGGAGGAATATCAGCATCCTTACTCTATCTTGTTTATACTGAGCTTCCTAAAAGAACAGTTTTTGCATCATCTCTTGGGCTTG GGCTGTCTGCTGCCCTTCTGGTTGTGATGGGCTCTCGTTTCAAGAGGTCAGGGAAGATATTTCCAGCCGGCGTTGTATCTCTCGTGTCACTCATAATGACTGGTGGCTACTTTCATGGAATTCTACGTGGCATGCACTGA
- the LOC112188523 gene encoding N-acylphosphatidylethanolamine synthase: MARRVMEWAGRADYMGGIPRKIVIGAVGSFAKAWVTILNSTTVHNADTLLNLVRSRPIGLPLITVSNHMSTLDDPFLWGFKGFPICDANLSRWVLAAEDICFKSSPLSYFFRLGKCIPITRGAGIYQEHMNEALERLSEGAWLHTFPEGKVYQEDAPIRRLKWGTASLIARAPVTPLVLPIVHSGFDKVMPDKSSRGKRPPFPLLNKEIKIIVGEPMEFDIPKMRQVATTLSPKMSHPSLGWPRICPGGLDEAAQRCLYIAISEKIQNALERLRIFGKSFTN, from the exons ATGGCGCGAAGAGTAATGGAATGGGCGGGTCGGGCTGATTACATGGGCGGCATTCCAAGAAAGATAGTGATCGGAGCCGTCGGAAGCTTCGCGAAGGCCTGGGTCACCATTCTCAACTCCACCACCGTTCACAATGCCGATACGCTTCTTAACCTAGTCCGCTCTCGCCCTATTGGCCTCCCTCTCATCACTGTAAGCAACCACATGTCCACTCTAGACGACCCGTTTCTGTGGGGTTTCAAGGGTTTTCCGATTTGTGATGCCAATTTGTCGCGGTGGGTTTTGGCCGCAGAGGACATCTGCTTCAAAAGCTCGCCGCTTTCGTACTTTTTCCGGCTTG GCAAGTGTATACCGATTACGAGAGGCGCTGGGATTTATCAGGAGCATATGAACGAAGCTCTTGAAAGATTGAGTGAAGGAGCCTGG TTGCACACGTTTCCTGAAGGAAAAGTGTACCAGGAAGATGCACCTATAAGAAGATTGAAATGGGGGACTGCTAGTCTCATTGCTCGTGCTCCAGTGACCCCATTAGTTTTGCCAATTGTACATAGTGGGTTTGATAAG GTGATGCCTGACAAATCTTCTCGTGGTAAAAGGCCTCCCTTTCCATTGCTTAATAAGGAAATTAAgataattgttggggagccAATGGAATTTGACATACCTAAAATGAGGCAGGTGGCTACCACTCTGTCTCCTAAAATGTCACATCCTTCTTTAGGATGGCCAAGAATTTGTCCAGGTGGTTTGGATGAGGCAGCACAGAGATGTCTGTACATTGCAATTTCAGAGAAAATCCAAAATGCCTTGGAGAGATTACGAATTTTTGGTAAAAGTTTTACAAACTGA